One segment of Pyricularia oryzae 70-15 chromosome 3, whole genome shotgun sequence DNA contains the following:
- a CDS encoding rho-GTPase-activating protein 8 gives MPEFSDSFWSSDYAAGLGVLFGKLQQGVLENRQVLTIARLRAEAEEAYGNKLSEIAPSADRIQGGFGRDDGATLRKAYEGVRTEMQEGAKNHKKIAQSIRDLVVNPFSRWCDAHEQRVQDSQDELQSRIKAHDKQAELVKKLRSNYFNKCRLVEDLEEENKLAFQDPENSPSKTPTNVPEIKVDKENEVDDEDEMYEIGDEMFTRDQIKKIVAHMLDHIKMGETKVPILGTYLNTSAGSDIVEYLQRNMGTSSVSYAERIGQDLVNHKFLRLIGNVGNTFANSSRMFYQWQSKAFTIAGVPEKKTQLNRTLSMPSTTSEGSDSPVVGAVSEYLEKWNLVNSGPPNETPAERLRREQRESDERYKVGVRKLDELRCDLEEQIFVHLRFLERCELDRLKAIKTVILDFSGTISNVIPSLQSAVDHMMLYQETVQPLSDLRYLLENYRTGSFIPKVVTYENYYNRVDDQTFGVDLEARARADKKRVPIIITTILTYLDHHYPDLEGDEARRGVWLVEVPLSQTHRLRNRVNNGRVFSSDVFADFDIPTVASLLKLYLLELPDSLVSSHVYEIIRTIYQQPATEGSENSRIAILQQTLSQLRLTNIATLDACMNHFTRLIDLTSADEAYVTALATILAPCILRPKVETSLTMEEKHAYRLIRDLFQHKDPIFSELKRMSTLSHSASVGSRGSTPAATDAPSDSKNDRRPRAISTDESNRRANMEERNRLVLEKAVGSRSRATSPAPGPRGHRRDRSSGGPETRFPVSPTATHHPRQSVGPIMGIKRSSLEVPGGEFPGSAGSNENSHAGSNGTPPTGLAESPVITEMISDSNVNKRNSLGRSGARFVGGRRVTGPSVAGGAIPETSATDGAAGGDIERIRDSMHGVTLVDKPMDD, from the exons ATGCCAGAATTCAGCGATTCTTTCTGGTCCAGCGATTATGCTGCAG GACTCGGTGTTCTCTTCGGAAAACTTCAACAAGGCGTGCTAGAGAATCGACAGGTGCTCACAATAGCACGCCTACGCGCCGAAGCCGAAGAAGCGTATGGGAACAAACTCAGCGAAATCGCACCGAGCGCAGACCGAATTCAGGGGGGATTCGGTCGTGATGATGGGGCAACGCTCAGAAAG GCCTACGAGGGCGTCCGAACCGAGATGCAAGAGGGCGCCAAGAACCACAAGAAGATTGCGCAGAGCATTCGCGACCTGGTCGTTAACCCCTTCTCAAGATGGTGCGATGCTCATGAGCAGCGCGTCCAGGACTCACAAGACGAACTACAATCACGTATCAAGGCGCATGACAAGCAAGCCGAACTAGTCAAGAAGCTTCGTAGCAATTACTTCAACAAGTGCCGTCTTGTTGAGGATCTGGAAGAGGAGAACAAGCTGGCGTTCCAAGACCCGGAGAACAGCCCGAGCAAAACTCCTACCAACGTGCCCGAGATCAAGGTTGACAAGGAGAACGAGGTTGATGACGAAGATGAAATGTACGAGATTGGCGACGAGATGTTTACTCGCGACCAGATCAAGAAAATCGTAGCTCACATGCTGGATCACATTAAGATGGGCGAGACCAAGGTGCCCATCTTGGGGACATATTTGAACACCTCTGCCGGATCCGACATTGTCGAGTATCTTCAGCGCAACATGGGCACATCGAGCGTGAGCTACGCCGAGCGCATAGGACAGGACCTCGTCAACCACAAGTTTCTGCGGTTGATAGGAAACGTGGGTAATACTTTCGCAAACAGCTCGCGCATGTTCTACCAGTGGCAGAGCAAGGCCTTCACGATTGCTGGTGTACCCGAAAAGAAGACGCAACTGAACAGGACGTTGTCGATGCCTTCAACCACATCTGAGGGCTCCGACTCGCCGGTTGTCGGCGCTGTTAGCGAGTATTTGGAAAAGTGGAACCTTGTCAACTCGGGGCCTCCCAACGAAACACCTGCTGAACGCCTACGTCGCGAGCAAAGGGAGTCTGACGAGCGTTACAAGGTTGGAGTGCGCAAGTTGGACGAGCTGCGCTGCGATCTCGAAGAGCAGATCTTTGTCCACCTCAGGTTTCTGGAACGGTGCGAGCTCGACCGTCTGAAGGCGATTAAGACTGTAATTTTGGACTTTTCGGGCACCATTAGCAACGTCATCCCGAGTCTTCAGTCTGCAGTCGACCACATGATGCTGTACCAGGAGACTGTGCAGCCCTTGAGTGATCTGCGTTACCTGCTGGAGAATTACCGCACTGGTAGCTTTATCCCCAAGGTGGTGACATATGAGAATTACTACAACAGGGTTGACGACCAAACCTTTGGTGTTGATCTCGAGGCCCGCGCTCGCGCCGACAAGAAGCGCGTGCCCATAATCATCACAACCATCCTCACATACCTCGACCACCATTACCCCGACCTCGAGGGTGATGAGGCCAGGCGCGGCGTTTGGCTGGTTGAAGTGCCGCTCTCGCAGACTCACAGACTGCGGAACAGAGTAAACAACGGCAGGGTTTTCTCCAGTGATGTGTTTGCAGACTTTGATATCCCGACGGTCGCGAGTTTACTGAAACTCTACTTGCTTGAACTTCCTG ACTCACTTGTGTCTTCCCATGTTTATGAGATCATCCGCACGATATACCAGCAGCCCGCGACTGAAGGGTCCGAAAACTCGAGAATCGCAATCCTCCAGCAGACGTTATCACAACTGAGGCTTACCAACATCGCCACCCTCGACGCCTGCATGAACCACTTTACGAGACTGATCGATCTTACTTCGGCAGACGAGGCCTATGTCACAGCACTGGCGACTATTCTGGCTCCTTGCATCCTCCGACCCAAGGTTGAGACCTCGCTCACCATGGAGGAAAAGCATGCTTATCGTTTGATACGGGATCTTTTTCAGCATAAGGATCCCATTTTCAGCGAACTCAAGAGGATGTCAACACTTTCCCATTCTGCCTCTGTAGGAAGCCGCGGTTCCACACCTGCAGCCACCGATGCGCCAAGCGACAGTAAGAATGATCGTCGGCCGCGCGCCATAAGCACAGATGAGAGCAACAGGCGGGCCAACATGGAGGAGCGCAACAGGTTGGTTCTCGAGAAGGCGGTTGGCAGTCGGAGCCGTGCCACATCGCCTGCACCCGGGCCCAGGGGTCACAGGCGCGACAGGAGCAGCGGAGGTCCGGAAACAAGGTTCCCTGTATCGCCAACAGCAACTCACCACCCCAGACAGAGCGTGGGGCCGATCATGGGCATCAAGAGATCTAGTCTTGAGGTTCCAGGTGGCGAGTTCCCGGGCTCTGCGGGAAGCAACGAAAACTCGCATGCAGGCAGCAATGGCACGCCACCAACTGGTTTGGCAGAGTCGCCCGTTATTACCGAAATGATTTCCGATTCGAACGTCAACAAACGGAACAGTTTGGGTCGCAGCGGGGCTCGGTTTGTTGGTGGGCGGAGAGTGACAGGGCCTTCAGTCGCGGGTGGCGCGATACCGGAGACTTCTGCTACTGATGGTGCAGCTGGCGGGGATATTGAAAGAATCCGGGATAGCATGCATGGAGTCACGTTGGTGGACAAACCCATGGACGACTAG
- a CDS encoding dipeptidase 1 codes for MASKQPSSRAFPISPSPGQAPARTRNGHVFVGFLTGLLALAFLFNPFWQHSYSCRAPWSARPTWSLPIEDRVEQILSQTPLIDGHNDLAILIRVLLHNHINTERFREEFETGTFFYHVDLARLRAGKNGGAFWSVFVPCPDNGTDFSDNNYSQSIRDTLQQIDVITRLTAAYPKDFSSVHINSSGAMAAFRENKLISPLGVEGLHQIGNSVANLRQYQSLGVRYATLTHNCHNRYADAAVLENPLRKAEPLWHGVSREGRRLVREMNRLGMIVDLSHVSEETMVDVLGGKHGWEGSLAPIIFSHSSAYALCPHPRNVKDHVLQLVKDRNSVVMVNFSADFVSCVDVGAENGLPGPDPNHEASLDRVVEHILHIGELIGFDHVGIGSDFDGIENTPKGLEDVSKFPDLVAELLKRGVSDEDTAKIVGGNVLRVWKAVDAVALQMQATGELPMEDELPGLTFE; via the exons ATGGCGTCCAAACAGCCAAGTTCTCGGGCGTTCCCGATCAGCCCATCTCCGGGCCAAGCGCCGGCCAGAACCCGCAATGGTCACGTCTTTGTGGGCTTTTTGACCGGCCTGCTGGCGTTGGCATTTTTGTTCAATCCCTTCTGGCAGCATTCATACAGCTGTCGTGCCCCTTGGTCTGCGCGGCCTACGTGGAGCCTCCCGATAGAGGATCGCGTGGAGCAAATACTCTCACAGACTCCCCTGATAG ACGGGCACAATGACCTTGCCATCCTGATCCGTGTTCTCCTGCACAACCATATCAACACTGAACGCTTCAGGGAGGAATTTGAGACAGGCACTTTCTTCTACCATGTCGACCTTGCAAGGCTGCGAGCTGGTAAGAATGGAGGAGCCTTCTGGTCCGTTTTTGTGCCCTGCCCCGATAACGGGACTGATTTCTCGGACAACAACTACTCTCAAA GCATCCGTGACACTCTGCAGCAGATAGACGTCATCACACGCTTGACGGCAGCCTATCCAAAGGATTTCTCCTCCGTCCACATCAACAGCAGCGGAGCCATGGCAGCCTTCCGGGAAAACAAGCTCATCTCTCCTTTGGGCGTGGAAGGCCTTCACCAGATTGGCAATTCGGTAGCCAATCTCCGTCAGTATCAGAGCCTCGGCGTGCGGTACGCGACTCTGACACACAACTGCCACAACCGCTATGCTGATGCCGCCGTCCTCGAGAACCCCCTACGCAAGGCCGAGCCTCTCTGGCACGGGGTCAGCCGCGAAGGACGCCGCCTGGTTCGGGAGATGAACCGTCTGGGAATGATCGTGGACCTATCCCATGTCAGCGAGGAGACCATGGTCGACGTGCTGGGAGGGAAGCACGGATGGGAGGGATCTCTCGCCCCCATAATCTTCAGCCACAGCAGTGCTTACGCCCTTTGCCCCCACCCCCGGAATGTCAAGGACCACGTTTTGCAGCTGGTCAAAGATCGAAACTCGGTCGTCATGGTCAACTTCTCGGCTGACTTCGTATCATGCGTGGATGTTGGTGCAGAGAACGGGTTGCCGGGCCCGGACCCGAACCATGAAGCTTCCCTCGACAGGGTTGTCGAGCACATCTTGCATATCGGTGAACTCATCGGGTTTGACCATGTCGGTATTGGCAGCGACTTTGATGGGATCGAAAATACGCCAAAGGGACTGGAAGACGTATCCAAGTTTCCTGATCTCGTGGCTGAGCTGCTGAAACGTGGTGTCAGTGACGAAGACACCGCAAAGATTGTAGGGGGTAACGTGCTGCGCGTGTGGAAGGCTGTTGATGCAGTTGCCCTGCAAATGCAAGCTACCGGTGAGCTGCCCATGGAGGATGAACTACCAGGGTTGACGTTCGAGTGA
- a CDS encoding mitochondrial 37S ribosomal protein SWS2: protein MVLILGVNFHEQKLVRKALESFWNLGPQKSARILAKYCIHPMAKLGTLPPKTITALTAELSTMNIENEAKKVVLDNIRRLRDMGTYRGRRHAMHLPVRGQQTKNQTETARKLNQIERRL, encoded by the exons ATG GTGCTCATTCTCGGAGTCAACTTCCACGAGCAGAAGCTCGTCAGG AAAGCCCTCGAGAGCTTCTGGAACCTTGGCCCCCAAAAGTCCGCCCGAATCCTGGCAAAGTACTGCATCCACCCAATGGCCAAGCTGGGCACGCTGCCCCCAAAAACCATCACGGCTCTGACAGCCGAGCTGTCAACAATGAACATCGAGAACGAAGCGAAGAAGGTCGTCCTGGACAACATCAGGAGACTGAGGGACATGGGAACGTACCGCGGTCGTCGTCACGCCATGCACCTGCCTGTGCGCGGTCAGCAAACAAAGAACCAAACCGAGACCGCAAGAAAACTCAACCAAATCGAGAGGAGGTTATAA